A single Capricornis sumatraensis isolate serow.1 chromosome 20, serow.2, whole genome shotgun sequence DNA region contains:
- the KLK4 gene encoding kallikrein-4 translates to MTTAGNPWGWFLGHLLLGVTGSLAWGGSSRIINGEDCRPHSQPWQAALFLENEFFCGGVLVHPQWVLSAAHCFQKSYTIGLGLHSLEADQEPGSQMIEAHLSIQHPEYNKPSFANDLMLIKLEESVPSSDTIQDISIASQCPGAAGDSCLVSGWGRLVNGRLPKVLQCVTISVVSEKICSELYAHVYHPSMFCAGGGQDQKDSCHGDSGGPLVCNGSLQGLVSFGQAQCGQPDVPSVYTNLCKFTDWIQKTIQAS, encoded by the exons ATGACCACAGCAGGAAACCCCTGGGGCTGGTTCCTGGGGCATCTCCTCCTCGGTGTCACAG GATCCCTCGCCTGGGGCGGCAGCAGCCGCATCATCAACGGCGAGGACTGCCGCCCGCACTCGCAGCCCTGGCAGGCGGCCCTGTTCTTGGAAAATGAATTTTTCTGCGGGGGCGTCCTGGTGCATCCGCAGTGGGTGCTGTCAGCTGCGCATTGCTTCCAGAA GTCCTATACCATTGGGCTGGGCCTGCACAGTCTTGAGGCCGACCAAGAACCAGGCAGTCAGATGATAGAAGCCCACCTCTCCATCCAACACCCAGAGTACAACAAACCATCTTTCGCCAACGACCTCATGCTCATCAAGTTGGAAGAATCGGTGCCCTCGTCTGATACCATCCAGGACATCAGCATCGCCTCCCAGTGCCCGGGCGCCGCGGGGGATTCCTGCCTGGTTTCCGGCTGGGGTCGGCTGGTGAATG GCAGACTGCCCAAAGTGCTCCAATGTGTGACTATCTCAGTGGTGTCGGAGAAGATCTGCAGTGAACTCTATGCTCACGTGTACCACCCCAGCATGTTCTGCGCTGGTGGAGGCCAGGACCAGAAGGACTCCTGCCAT GGTGACTCTGGGGGCCCCCTGGTCTGCAACGGGTCCCTGCAGGGCCTGGTATCCTTTGGACAAGCCCAGTGTGGCCAACCCGACGTGCCAAGCGTCTACACCAACCTCTGCAAGTTCACGGACTGGATACAGAAGACCATCCAGGCCAGTTAA